Proteins encoded within one genomic window of Gemmatimonadales bacterium:
- a CDS encoding S9 family peptidase — translation MDRRLLLTLLLLAPTQTSAQQADRADPSRVTVQRIYGSADFQPERFGPTRWLGDGSSYTTLEASPAGGRDIVRYDTETGARDMLIPASRLIPPGASAPLAIDDYHWGPGQRKLLVYTNSKQVWRLNTRGDYWVLDRASGRLSKLGGNAEPSTLMYAKFDPAGERVGYVRNNNIYVEDLATGAITQLTHDGTRTVINGNFDWVYEEELSLHDGWRWSPDGTRIAYWQLEADRVRDFLMYRTTDSLYSSMVPVQYPKAGEDNSAVRIGVVLATGGATRWLSIEGDPRNIYLARMEWAASSDELVVQRLNRLQNRLDLLLADARTGAVRTILTEQDSAWVEVVDDLVWLDGGKSFTWVSERDGWTKAYVVSRDGRQVRAITPGAYDVIGIRAIDERGGWLYFIASPDNPTQRYLYRTRLDGKGKLERVSPAGQQGTHGYNLSPDARWAIHTYSKFGTPPVMALVRLPEHRTVRTVVTNSRLAAQVDALRRGQASFERISIGGGVELDAWVMRPPGFDSTQRYPVLFSIYGGPGSQTVLDSWGGTNYLWHLSLTQRGVVVASVDNRGSGARGRDWRKIIYGRLGVIETQDQAAAARAFARKPWVDPTRMGIYGWSYGGFMSLNGLFQAPDVYSTAVSVAPVTHWKYYDTIYTERYNGLPQENAAGYDQGSPLSYVDGMKGNLLLVHGTGDDNVHYQNTEALIDALVAANKQFRLMSYPNRNHSISGGTTSVHLRTMISEYLVEKLTPSEPPPSRP, via the coding sequence GTGGATAGACGACTGCTCCTGACGTTGCTGCTGCTGGCGCCCACCCAGACCTCGGCGCAGCAGGCCGACCGGGCCGATCCCTCCCGCGTAACGGTGCAGCGGATCTACGGCAGCGCCGATTTCCAGCCCGAGCGGTTCGGCCCGACCCGGTGGCTCGGCGATGGGTCTTCCTACACCACGCTCGAAGCCAGCCCGGCCGGCGGGCGTGACATCGTCCGCTACGATACGGAGACCGGCGCTCGCGACATGCTGATACCGGCGTCGCGTCTGATTCCCCCGGGCGCCAGTGCGCCGCTGGCCATCGACGACTATCACTGGGGGCCGGGCCAGCGAAAGCTGCTCGTCTACACCAACTCGAAGCAGGTCTGGCGTCTCAACACCCGCGGAGACTACTGGGTGCTCGACCGGGCCTCCGGTCGGCTCAGCAAGCTGGGTGGCAATGCGGAGCCATCGACACTGATGTACGCCAAGTTCGATCCCGCCGGCGAGCGGGTCGGCTACGTCCGCAACAACAATATCTATGTCGAAGACCTGGCCACCGGAGCGATTACCCAGCTGACCCATGATGGCACCCGGACGGTCATCAACGGCAACTTCGACTGGGTCTACGAGGAGGAGCTGTCGCTGCACGACGGCTGGCGCTGGAGCCCCGACGGCACCCGGATTGCCTACTGGCAGCTCGAGGCCGATCGGGTCCGTGACTTCCTGATGTACCGGACCACCGATTCTCTCTACTCCTCCATGGTTCCGGTGCAGTACCCCAAGGCGGGCGAGGACAACTCGGCGGTCCGGATCGGCGTGGTGCTGGCAACCGGGGGAGCAACCCGCTGGCTCAGCATAGAGGGCGACCCGCGCAACATCTATCTGGCCCGGATGGAATGGGCCGCCTCGAGCGATGAACTCGTGGTGCAGCGGCTCAACCGGTTGCAGAACCGGCTCGACCTGCTGCTGGCCGATGCCCGGACGGGCGCGGTGCGCACCATCCTGACCGAACAGGACTCGGCCTGGGTCGAAGTGGTGGATGATTTGGTTTGGCTCGATGGCGGCAAGTCGTTCACCTGGGTCAGCGAGCGGGACGGCTGGACCAAGGCGTACGTCGTGTCGCGCGATGGACGCCAGGTGCGCGCCATCACGCCTGGAGCCTATGACGTGATCGGGATCCGAGCGATCGATGAGCGCGGCGGGTGGCTCTATTTCATCGCCTCACCGGACAACCCGACACAGCGCTACCTCTACCGGACCCGCCTCGACGGCAAGGGCAAGCTCGAGCGGGTCTCGCCAGCCGGGCAGCAGGGAACCCACGGCTATAACCTCTCTCCCGATGCGCGCTGGGCCATCCACACCTATTCGAAGTTCGGCACGCCGCCCGTCATGGCGCTGGTGCGCCTGCCGGAGCATCGGACCGTTCGCACGGTGGTGACCAACAGCCGGCTTGCCGCGCAGGTCGACGCCTTGAGGCGGGGGCAAGCCAGCTTCGAGCGGATCAGCATCGGCGGCGGGGTCGAACTGGATGCCTGGGTCATGCGACCGCCGGGCTTCGATTCGACCCAGCGCTACCCGGTCCTCTTTTCGATCTATGGCGGGCCCGGTTCACAAACCGTGCTCGACAGTTGGGGTGGCACCAACTATCTCTGGCACCTGAGTCTGACCCAGCGGGGTGTGGTGGTCGCGAGCGTCGACAATCGGGGCAGCGGAGCCCGCGGCCGGGACTGGCGCAAGATCATCTACGGTCGGTTGGGCGTCATCGAGACGCAGGACCAGGCGGCCGCGGCGCGGGCCTTTGCACGGAAACCGTGGGTCGATCCGACGCGGATGGGAATCTACGGTTGGAGCTACGGCGGGTTCATGAGCCTGAATGGCCTGTTTCAGGCTCCCGACGTGTATTCCACGGCGGTATCGGTGGCGCCGGTTACCCATTGGAAATACTACGACACCATCTACACTGAGCGATACAACGGACTGCCCCAGGAGAACGCGGCCGGGTATGATCAGGGCTCGCCGCTGTCGTACGTCGACGGGATGAAGGGCAATCTCCTGCTGGTTCACGGCACCGGCGACGACAACGTCCACTACCAGAACACTGAGGCGCTGATCGACGCCCTGGTGGCGGCCAATAAGCAGTTTCGGCTGATGTCCTATCCCAACCGGAACCATTCCATCTCCGGCGGCACCACCTCGGTGCATCTGCGGACGATGATTTCCGAGTATCTGGTCGAGAAACTGACGCCGTCGGAGCCGCCCCCCAGCCGGCCGTGA